From a single Catenulispora sp. EB89 genomic region:
- a CDS encoding N,N-dimethylformamidase beta subunit family domain-containing protein, with amino-acid sequence MRLLDGFAPTAAAIGTSPDVPELSDDAQAAVKGFASATAVAPGESIDFHLDVAEPGDVTVEIYRVGAYEDHRSALLGSSEPVAVVPQPEPVTDPDTGMVTCLWEAAWRLTVPADWKSGAYLAVLRAGEGANYVPFVVRDLRRRASWLVVVPFACYQAYNMYPFDNARGKNLYYGFDENGEQSSKLRASSVSFQRPYELTGMPREAERVHDFIVWAERQSYDMEYASSADLNEGRVDPLNYKGLIFAGHDEYWSAGMRKSLVKALDSGVSAVFLQANNVYWHIRYEGSTITCFKSRQDPVKTKRPGQTVMWRDLKLPEQELLGAQYVSLVKGDAPLVVTNADHWFWQAAGVSDGDTFPGLVGGEADAVHEKYQEADSTEFTVLARSPYTDGADGTREQQTVLHRKASGAWVFDAGTFFWPMALGREGFADARIEAATAALLARIAAGDGLASRSSRRRAALAAVVKREASPSAVSAKAKPVVKRVGRKVKHTLKRS; translated from the coding sequence ATGCGCCTCCTCGACGGTTTCGCCCCGACCGCGGCCGCGATCGGTACCTCCCCCGACGTGCCGGAGCTGAGCGACGACGCTCAGGCCGCCGTCAAGGGCTTCGCCTCGGCCACCGCCGTGGCTCCGGGAGAGTCCATCGACTTCCACCTCGATGTGGCCGAGCCGGGGGACGTCACCGTCGAGATCTACCGCGTCGGCGCGTACGAGGACCACCGCTCGGCGCTGCTCGGCAGCAGCGAGCCGGTGGCCGTGGTGCCGCAGCCGGAACCGGTGACGGACCCGGACACCGGGATGGTCACCTGCCTGTGGGAGGCGGCCTGGCGGCTGACCGTGCCGGCGGACTGGAAGTCCGGGGCGTACCTCGCGGTGCTGCGCGCCGGAGAGGGCGCGAACTACGTGCCCTTCGTCGTCCGCGATCTGCGGCGCCGCGCGAGCTGGCTGGTCGTCGTCCCCTTCGCCTGCTACCAGGCGTACAACATGTACCCCTTCGACAACGCCCGCGGGAAGAACCTCTACTACGGGTTCGACGAGAACGGCGAGCAGAGCAGCAAGCTGCGCGCGTCCTCGGTCTCCTTCCAGCGGCCCTACGAGCTGACCGGCATGCCGCGCGAGGCCGAGCGGGTCCACGACTTCATCGTCTGGGCCGAGCGCCAGAGCTACGACATGGAGTACGCGTCGAGCGCCGACCTCAACGAGGGCCGCGTCGATCCGCTGAACTACAAGGGCCTGATCTTCGCCGGGCACGACGAGTACTGGTCGGCCGGGATGCGCAAGTCGCTGGTGAAGGCCCTGGATTCGGGCGTCTCCGCGGTGTTCCTTCAGGCGAACAACGTCTACTGGCACATCCGCTACGAGGGCTCGACGATCACCTGCTTCAAGTCGCGCCAGGACCCGGTCAAGACCAAGCGCCCCGGCCAGACCGTCATGTGGCGCGACCTGAAGCTGCCCGAGCAGGAACTGCTGGGGGCGCAGTACGTCAGCCTCGTCAAGGGCGACGCCCCGCTCGTGGTCACCAACGCCGACCACTGGTTCTGGCAGGCGGCCGGGGTGAGCGACGGCGACACCTTCCCCGGCCTGGTCGGTGGCGAGGCGGACGCGGTCCACGAGAAGTATCAGGAGGCTGACTCGACGGAGTTCACCGTCCTGGCCCGCTCCCCCTACACCGACGGCGCCGACGGCACCCGCGAGCAGCAGACGGTGTTGCACCGCAAGGCCAGCGGCGCCTGGGTCTTCGACGCCGGGACGTTCTTCTGGCCGATGGCGCTGGGCCGCGAGGGCTTCGCCGACGCCCGGATCGAGGCCGCGACCGCCGCGCTGCTGGCCCGCATCGCCGCCGGGGACGGTCTGGCCTCCCGGTCGTCACGCCGTCGCGCCGCCCTGGCCGCGGTCGTGAAGCGCGAGGCCAGCCCGTCGGCGGTGTCCGCGAAGGCGAAGCCGGTGGTGAAGCGCGTGGGCCGCAAGGTGAAGCACACGCTGAAGCGCTCATGA
- a CDS encoding GNAT family N-acetyltransferase, with the protein MTTKPTRTVRLDPMTPDEYGPWRGTVATSYAKAQVNEGHWAVESAQRQAWDVVEGLLPWGPATPGQHVWVARDPATEQRVGTLWIAMRTAGIGVEAFIYDIHVEDDLQGGGYGRAIMEAAADAARTLGAATITLNVHGTNERAFQLYKSLGYGVTNLHMRLGL; encoded by the coding sequence ATGACAACGAAGCCCACCAGGACCGTACGCCTCGACCCGATGACACCGGACGAGTACGGGCCGTGGCGCGGGACCGTCGCCACCAGCTACGCCAAGGCCCAGGTCAACGAGGGTCACTGGGCCGTCGAGAGCGCGCAGCGGCAGGCCTGGGACGTCGTGGAGGGCCTGCTGCCCTGGGGCCCCGCGACCCCCGGCCAGCACGTGTGGGTCGCCCGCGACCCCGCCACCGAGCAGCGGGTCGGGACGCTCTGGATAGCCATGCGGACGGCCGGCATCGGTGTGGAGGCCTTCATCTACGACATCCACGTCGAGGACGACCTCCAAGGCGGCGGCTACGGCCGCGCGATCATGGAGGCCGCAGCGGACGCGGCACGCACGCTCGGCGCGGCGACCATCACGCTGAACGTGCACGGGACCAACGAACGCGCCTTCCAGCTCTACAAGAGCCTGGGCTACGGAGTCACCAACCTGCACATGCGCTTGGGATTGTGA
- a CDS encoding 16S rRNA (uracil(1498)-N(3))-methyltransferase: MSTAPVFFWQDTETTGRGARVRLDGPEGRHAALVRRLTAGERVDLAGGEGTVAECVVAVAHKDWLELDVRDLVRTPAPTPRITVVQALPKGDRGETAVETMTEIGVDAIVPWAASRSIVQWKGERGEKALNKWRATAREAAKQSRRAWWPTVSALHSTAEVAKLLADADQALVLHEDAETPLAGLDVVGEGSVVLVIGPEGSISRQELAAFEEAGARAYKMGPTVLRTSTAGTAAATVVLAKSGRWG; encoded by the coding sequence GTGAGCACCGCACCGGTCTTCTTCTGGCAGGACACTGAGACGACCGGTCGCGGTGCTCGCGTCCGCCTGGACGGCCCGGAGGGACGCCACGCGGCCCTCGTCCGCCGGCTGACGGCGGGGGAGCGCGTGGACCTCGCCGGCGGCGAGGGCACGGTCGCCGAGTGCGTGGTGGCGGTGGCGCACAAGGACTGGCTGGAGCTGGACGTCCGGGACCTGGTGCGCACACCGGCCCCGACACCGCGGATCACCGTGGTCCAGGCGCTGCCCAAGGGCGACCGCGGCGAGACCGCGGTGGAGACGATGACGGAGATCGGCGTCGACGCGATCGTGCCGTGGGCGGCGAGCCGGTCCATCGTGCAGTGGAAGGGCGAGCGCGGCGAGAAGGCGCTGAACAAGTGGCGCGCGACGGCGCGCGAGGCGGCGAAGCAGTCGCGGCGCGCCTGGTGGCCGACGGTGTCGGCGCTGCACTCCACCGCCGAGGTGGCCAAGCTGCTGGCGGACGCCGATCAGGCGCTGGTGCTGCATGAGGACGCTGAGACGCCGCTGGCCGGTCTGGACGTGGTCGGCGAGGGGTCGGTGGTGCTGGTGATCGGCCCCGAGGGCTCGATCTCGCGGCAGGAGCTGGCGGCCTTCGAGGAAGCCGGCGCGCGGGCCTACAAGATGGGCCCCACGGTGTTGCGGACGTCTACCGCCGGGACTGCTGCGGCGACAGTGGTGCTGGCGAAGTCGGGACGCTGGGGATAG
- the dnaJ gene encoding molecular chaperone DnaJ, with translation MSTDYYGVLGVRRDATQDEIKKAYRRLARELHPDVNPDPGTQERFKEIGMAYEVLSDPQKRQMYDLGGDPRGAGGAAGGFAGFGFTDIMDAFFGGQTSRGPRSRVRKGNDALIRIEIELADAAFGSAREISVDTAVICVACSGEGSAPGTHPVTCDMCNGRGEVSQVTRSFLGQVMTSRPCPQCQGFGTVVPSPCPECSGEGRVRTRRKLTVKIPPGVDNGTRIQLAGEGEVGPGGGPAGDLFIEIVELPHPIFQRRGDDLHCTVTLPMTAASLGTKLPLETLDGPAEIDVRPGTQSGHAITLRGRGIQHLRGTGRGDLIVHVEVKTPSKLDAEQEDLLRRLAKLRGEERPSGEFAPGQQKLFSRLRDAFNAR, from the coding sequence GTGTCGACTGATTACTACGGCGTCTTGGGTGTGCGGCGAGACGCCACGCAGGACGAGATCAAGAAGGCGTACCGGCGCCTGGCCCGTGAACTGCATCCGGACGTCAACCCGGATCCCGGGACGCAGGAACGGTTCAAAGAGATAGGCATGGCGTACGAGGTCCTGTCGGACCCGCAGAAGCGCCAGATGTACGACCTCGGCGGCGACCCCCGGGGCGCCGGCGGCGCGGCGGGCGGCTTCGCCGGCTTCGGGTTCACGGACATCATGGACGCCTTCTTCGGCGGCCAGACCTCGCGCGGCCCGCGCTCGCGGGTCCGCAAGGGCAACGACGCGCTGATCCGGATCGAGATCGAGCTCGCCGACGCCGCCTTCGGCTCGGCGCGCGAGATCAGCGTGGACACAGCGGTGATCTGCGTCGCCTGCTCCGGCGAGGGCTCGGCCCCCGGGACCCACCCGGTCACCTGCGACATGTGCAACGGCCGCGGCGAGGTCTCGCAGGTCACGCGCTCGTTCCTGGGCCAGGTCATGACCTCCCGGCCGTGCCCGCAGTGCCAGGGCTTCGGCACGGTGGTCCCCTCGCCGTGCCCGGAGTGCAGCGGCGAGGGCCGGGTCCGCACCCGGCGCAAGCTGACCGTGAAGATCCCGCCGGGCGTGGACAACGGCACCCGGATCCAGCTGGCCGGCGAGGGCGAGGTCGGCCCCGGCGGCGGTCCGGCCGGCGACCTGTTCATCGAGATCGTCGAGCTGCCGCACCCGATCTTCCAGCGCCGCGGCGACGACCTGCACTGCACTGTGACGCTGCCGATGACGGCCGCCTCGCTGGGTACCAAGCTGCCGCTGGAGACCCTGGACGGCCCGGCCGAGATCGACGTCCGCCCGGGCACCCAGTCCGGGCACGCGATCACCCTGCGCGGCCGCGGCATCCAGCACCTGCGCGGCACCGGCCGCGGCGACCTCATCGTGCACGTCGAGGTGAAGACGCCGTCGAAGCTGGACGCCGAGCAGGAGGACCTGCTGCGCCGGCTGGCCAAGCTGCGCGGCGAGGAACGCCCCTCCGGGGAGTTCGCGCCGGGCCAGCAGAAGCTCTTCTCGCGGTTGCGGGACGCCTTCAACGCCCGTTGA
- the hrcA gene encoding heat-inducible transcriptional repressor HrcA, with the protein MTTESRLDERKLDVLRAIVQDYVATREPVGSKALVERHNIGVSPATIRNEMAALEDEGYIHQPHTSAGRVPTDKGYRLFVDRLSQVKPLSGAEKRAIHSFLDGAVDLDDVVARTVRLLAQITQQVAVVQYPSLSRSAVRHVELVPLTPSRIMLVLITDTGRVEQRIVDCGGPVPEATLADVRARLNAEVGARRLNDVPTLLDGFAERFAAEDRTWIGVLVATLLDAVVEQREERLVMAGTANLARFRHDFPDTVYPVLEALEEQVVLLRLFGEAKSGLTVRIGHENAHEGLVGTSVVATGYGRGEKDVVAHLGVLGPTRMDYPGMMGAVTAVAAYVGRILAET; encoded by the coding sequence GTGACGACCGAGAGCAGGCTCGACGAGCGCAAGCTCGACGTGCTCCGCGCCATCGTGCAGGACTACGTCGCCACCAGGGAGCCGGTCGGTTCCAAGGCCCTGGTCGAGCGGCACAACATCGGCGTGTCGCCGGCCACGATACGCAACGAGATGGCCGCCCTGGAGGACGAGGGCTACATCCACCAGCCGCACACCAGCGCCGGCCGGGTGCCCACCGACAAGGGCTACCGGCTGTTCGTGGACCGGCTCTCGCAGGTCAAGCCGTTGTCCGGGGCCGAGAAGCGGGCCATCCACTCCTTCCTGGACGGCGCGGTCGACCTCGACGACGTGGTGGCCCGCACCGTGCGGCTGCTGGCCCAGATAACGCAGCAGGTCGCGGTGGTCCAGTACCCCTCGCTGAGCCGCTCGGCGGTGCGGCACGTGGAGCTGGTGCCGCTGACCCCGTCCCGGATCATGCTGGTGCTGATCACCGACACCGGCCGGGTCGAGCAGCGGATCGTGGACTGCGGCGGCCCGGTGCCCGAGGCCACCCTGGCCGACGTGCGGGCCCGGCTGAACGCCGAGGTCGGCGCGCGGCGCCTGAACGACGTCCCGACGCTGCTGGACGGCTTCGCCGAGCGCTTCGCCGCCGAGGACCGCACCTGGATCGGGGTGCTGGTCGCGACGCTGTTGGACGCCGTGGTCGAGCAGCGCGAGGAGCGGCTCGTCATGGCCGGTACGGCCAACCTGGCGCGCTTCCGCCATGATTTCCCTGACACGGTCTACCCGGTTCTGGAGGCGCTGGAGGAACAAGTGGTGTTGCTGCGCTTGTTCGGAGAGGCGAAGTCCGGGCTCACGGTGCGGATCGGGCACGAGAACGCGCACGAAGGTCTGGTCGGCACGTCGGTCGTGGCCACCGGGTACGGTCGGGGGGAGAAGGACGTGGTCGCCCACCTCGGCGTGCTCGGGCCCACCCGGATGGATTACCCCGGCATGATGGGCGCGGTCACCGCCGTAGCCGCCTATGTGGGGCGCATACTGGCTGAGACCTAA
- a CDS encoding MBL fold metallo-hydrolase — protein MSAWTETADRVFTRRFEPVNITVTAVLGGDGVLVADTRCSVQEGRELREELTKLTPLPVRWVVNTHTHFDHMWGNAAFDAPHQIPPADFWGHENMPDFDPESPEFLELRDYILREGGPEWRPKLDELVVRKPDRLVAREHVLDLGGRVAELRHVGRGHTDNDLVVWLPDAAVAISGDLVEQSGPVAFGKDSFPLDWPETLTALAELTAGQTTYIPGHGDPSGVEFLQAQQEFVTSVAHRIRSLHADGVPVERAVEVGPWPYEDASWFDNAVKRGYAQLAGELL, from the coding sequence ATGAGTGCCTGGACCGAGACCGCGGACCGCGTCTTCACACGCCGCTTCGAGCCCGTCAACATCACCGTGACCGCCGTGCTCGGCGGCGACGGCGTCCTGGTCGCCGACACCCGGTGCAGTGTGCAGGAGGGCCGGGAACTGCGCGAGGAGTTGACGAAGCTCACACCGCTGCCGGTCCGCTGGGTCGTCAACACGCACACGCATTTCGACCACATGTGGGGCAACGCGGCCTTCGACGCGCCGCACCAGATCCCGCCGGCGGACTTCTGGGGCCACGAGAACATGCCGGACTTCGACCCCGAATCCCCGGAGTTCCTGGAACTGCGCGACTACATCCTGCGCGAGGGCGGCCCGGAGTGGCGGCCGAAGCTGGACGAGCTGGTGGTGCGCAAGCCCGACCGCCTCGTGGCCCGCGAGCACGTCCTGGACCTCGGCGGCCGGGTCGCCGAACTGCGCCACGTCGGCCGCGGGCACACCGACAACGATCTCGTGGTCTGGCTGCCGGACGCCGCGGTCGCGATCAGCGGCGACCTGGTCGAGCAGTCCGGGCCGGTGGCCTTCGGCAAGGACTCCTTCCCGCTCGACTGGCCGGAGACGCTGACCGCGCTCGCCGAGCTCACCGCCGGGCAGACCACGTACATCCCCGGCCACGGCGATCCCTCCGGCGTCGAATTCCTTCAGGCGCAACAGGAATTCGTCACGTCTGTAGCTCACCGGATCAGGAGCCTGCACGCGGACGGCGTCCCGGTCGAGCGCGCGGTGGAGGTCGGCCCGTGGCCGTACGAGGACGCGTCGTGGTTCGACAACGCCGTCAAGCGCGGCTACGCCCAGCTCGCCGGCGAGCTTTTGTAG
- a CDS encoding DUF3097 domain-containing protein, which translates to MPEPDFRSKQYSGDLTHARRRPVSTEVEAVRDLVVEDVETGFCGAVIRIEKTPGGPTVTLEDRLGKHRVFPLGPGFWIDGSPVTLVAPRASQGPATPQRTASGSIAVPGARARVARAGRIYVEGRHDAELVERVWGDDLRVEGVVVEYLEGVDDLAAIVDAFRPGPDARLGVLVDHLVPGTKEARIVEAAMRSPHAEHLLVVGHPYVDVWEAVKPSALGIAAWPRVPRGRPWKEGVCEALGWPVDTPAAWKRILRSVRDFRDLEPELLGRVEELIDFVTGA; encoded by the coding sequence GTGCCAGAGCCCGACTTCCGCAGCAAGCAGTATTCCGGCGACCTGACCCACGCCCGGCGCCGTCCGGTCTCCACGGAGGTGGAGGCGGTCCGCGATCTGGTGGTCGAGGACGTCGAGACCGGCTTCTGCGGCGCGGTGATCCGCATCGAGAAGACCCCCGGCGGCCCGACGGTCACGCTGGAGGACCGCCTCGGGAAGCACCGTGTGTTCCCGCTGGGGCCCGGATTCTGGATCGACGGCAGTCCGGTCACCCTGGTGGCCCCTCGGGCCTCCCAGGGCCCTGCCACGCCGCAGCGGACGGCCTCGGGCTCCATCGCGGTCCCGGGTGCGCGGGCCCGGGTGGCGCGCGCCGGCCGGATCTACGTCGAGGGCCGGCACGACGCCGAGCTGGTCGAGCGGGTCTGGGGCGACGACCTGCGGGTCGAGGGCGTCGTGGTGGAGTACCTGGAGGGCGTGGACGACCTGGCGGCGATCGTGGACGCCTTCCGCCCGGGCCCGGACGCGCGCCTGGGCGTGCTGGTCGACCACCTGGTGCCCGGCACGAAGGAGGCGCGCATCGTCGAGGCGGCGATGCGGTCGCCGCACGCCGAGCACCTGCTGGTGGTCGGCCACCCGTACGTCGACGTCTGGGAGGCAGTCAAGCCCTCCGCGCTGGGCATCGCGGCGTGGCCCCGGGTCCCGCGCGGCCGGCCGTGGAAGGAAGGGGTCTGCGAAGCCCTCGGGTGGCCGGTGGACACCCCGGCGGCGTGGAAGCGGATCCTGCGCTCGGTGCGCGATTTCCGGGACCTGGAGCCGGAGCTGTTGGGGCGGGTCGAGGAGCTGATCGATTTCGTGACCGGGGCGTAG